In a genomic window of Paramicrobacterium chengjingii:
- a CDS encoding helix-turn-helix transcriptional regulator → MATSSDLATLGHRVRHFRTQAGLTLDALGSAVSVTGSQLSLIENGKREPKLSLLTAIADAVNVPLTDLLTREPPSRRAALELELLDAQAGPLYSTLGLPTVKPNRGVSDDMLESIVGLHRELQRRATEAIATPEEARRANTELRAMMRAQDNYLPEIEKVAEERVTAAGHSTGALTHRTVGIMAEQLGFELLYVNDLPNSARSITDLENGRIYLPPASIPGGHGLRSMALQAMAHRLLGHTVPTSYAQFLKQRLEINYFAACCLMPQTKAVSFLGEAKKNRNLAVEDFRDAFGVTHEAAGLRLTNLATSQLDMKLHFLRVTDEGMLQKGYENDGIPLPSDVTGSIEGQRVCRKWSARSAFTRRNRTTEQYQFTDTPVGTFWCSTQTGSTTAGEYSISVGVPFDDAKWFRGRETQRRVESQCPDESCCQRPSDELAEKWRDKSWPSARLHTQVLAPLPSGRFPGVDDNEVYNFLDRHAMSE, encoded by the coding sequence ATGGCCACTTCGAGCGATCTCGCTACCCTCGGGCACCGCGTCCGCCACTTTCGCACGCAAGCCGGGCTCACCCTCGATGCACTGGGCTCAGCCGTGAGCGTCACAGGCAGTCAGCTCTCGCTCATCGAGAACGGCAAACGCGAACCCAAGCTGTCGCTGCTCACGGCAATCGCCGATGCTGTGAATGTTCCCCTGACAGATCTGCTGACGCGTGAACCACCGTCACGCAGAGCTGCCCTCGAACTCGAGCTGCTCGACGCTCAGGCAGGGCCGCTCTATTCGACGCTCGGCTTGCCGACGGTGAAACCGAACCGGGGCGTGAGCGATGACATGCTCGAGTCAATTGTGGGACTACACCGTGAGCTGCAGCGGCGGGCGACAGAGGCAATCGCAACGCCAGAAGAAGCCAGACGGGCGAACACCGAGCTTCGGGCAATGATGCGCGCACAAGACAACTACCTTCCCGAGATCGAAAAGGTTGCCGAAGAGCGAGTGACTGCGGCAGGGCATTCCACGGGCGCGCTCACCCACCGCACTGTCGGCATCATGGCGGAGCAACTCGGCTTCGAACTGCTCTATGTGAACGACCTGCCGAATTCTGCTCGTTCGATCACCGATCTGGAGAACGGCCGTATCTACCTCCCTCCCGCGTCAATTCCCGGCGGTCACGGGCTCCGCTCCATGGCGCTGCAGGCGATGGCGCATCGACTGCTGGGACACACAGTGCCCACGAGCTACGCTCAATTTCTGAAACAGCGTCTCGAAATCAACTACTTCGCCGCCTGCTGCCTCATGCCGCAGACGAAGGCCGTCTCCTTTCTCGGCGAAGCCAAGAAGAACCGCAACCTCGCGGTAGAAGACTTTCGCGATGCGTTCGGTGTGACCCACGAGGCGGCAGGTCTTCGTCTCACTAACCTGGCCACATCGCAGCTCGACATGAAACTGCATTTTCTGCGGGTCACCGACGAAGGGATGCTGCAAAAGGGCTACGAGAACGACGGCATCCCTCTTCCCAGCGATGTCACGGGCTCGATCGAGGGACAACGCGTCTGCCGCAAGTGGAGCGCCCGTTCGGCTTTCACCCGCCGCAACCGCACGACGGAGCAGTACCAGTTCACAGACACTCCGGTGGGAACGTTCTGGTGCTCGACGCAGACGGGATCGACGACGGCAGGTGAGTATTCGATCTCGGTTGGCGTGCCGTTTGATGATGCGAAGTGGTTTCGCGGACGCGAGACGCAACGCCGTGTGGAGTCCCAGTGCCCAGACGAGTCGTGCTGCCAGCGTCCCTCGGACGAACTCGCAGAGAAGTGGCGTGACAAATCGTGGCCGAGCGCGCGATTGCACACACAGGTGCTCGCGCCGCTTCCCTCTGGACGGTTCCCCGGTGTCGATGACAACGAGGTATATAACTTTCTCGATCGTCACGCGATGAGTGAGTGA
- a CDS encoding ABC transporter permease: MSNTTLRLAGVHAKYALIETFRIPIAVIGSMAFPALGLLFFVVPQPYVAQNPLFATQAVVSMSVFAVMANSLFAFGISISEDREKPWDPYVRTLPVPGVARVLSYVFSIGLMGMVAILPVLLIGAIFTAAEATIGGIVLGFIALALSSLPFMMIGVAVGYAMPSKAAIAVVQIVMFGFAFAGGLFLPPVMFADWLNTLSRFFPSRQARELVIWAVQGGALEPWTWLGLIAWLVVTGALALMLYRRDEGRRFR; encoded by the coding sequence ATGTCGAACACCACACTTCGCCTCGCCGGCGTGCACGCTAAGTATGCGCTGATCGAGACCTTTCGCATTCCCATCGCTGTCATCGGATCGATGGCATTTCCCGCTCTGGGACTGTTGTTCTTCGTCGTGCCCCAGCCGTATGTAGCGCAGAATCCGCTCTTCGCTACGCAGGCGGTCGTCTCGATGAGCGTCTTCGCCGTGATGGCGAACTCCTTGTTCGCCTTCGGAATCTCTATCTCTGAGGATCGTGAGAAGCCGTGGGATCCCTACGTGCGCACCCTTCCCGTACCCGGAGTGGCGCGCGTGCTCTCGTACGTCTTCTCGATAGGGCTCATGGGCATGGTGGCTATACTGCCCGTGCTTCTGATCGGTGCGATCTTCACAGCAGCGGAAGCAACAATTGGCGGAATTGTTCTCGGCTTTATCGCACTGGCGCTGTCATCCCTTCCGTTCATGATGATCGGCGTTGCCGTCGGCTACGCGATGCCGTCCAAGGCCGCGATCGCCGTGGTGCAGATCGTGATGTTCGGATTCGCGTTTGCCGGCGGACTGTTTCTTCCGCCCGTGATGTTCGCTGACTGGCTGAACACTCTCTCGCGGTTCTTCCCATCTCGTCAAGCACGCGAATTGGTCATCTGGGCCGTGCAGGGCGGAGCGCTCGAACCGTGGACCTGGCTCGGGCTGATCGCCTGGCTTGTTGTCACAGGCGCGCTCGCGCTGATGCTCTATCGCCGCGACGAAGGTCGCCGCTTTCGCTAA
- a CDS encoding ABC transporter ATP-binding protein, giving the protein MTALASFENVTRTFGDVTALDDVSLNIDSGRIVGLLGPNGAGKTTLLSLLQGLRRPTSGRVTLLGGDPSDYRARQKLGCTPQETALPQALRVGEIIRFVSRHFEDPVAVDEIAAEFGLSDMLGKQAGALSGGQKRRLSVALAFVGSPMLVLLDEPTTGLDVDARRTLWEAVRRQHERGATVVVTSHYIDEIEALAQRVIVVDGGHVIADDNLDAILSQVQGRMLRMSTPQPDVISTLDGVRHHREEGDGTHTFFVSDGDELVADIVRRNIPFSNLSLRGATLEEAFLSLTEKTLV; this is encoded by the coding sequence ATGACCGCACTCGCTAGTTTTGAAAACGTGACGCGCACGTTCGGTGACGTGACGGCACTCGACGATGTGTCGTTGAATATCGACTCTGGCCGCATCGTAGGACTGCTTGGGCCCAATGGTGCGGGAAAGACGACGCTGCTTTCCCTGCTGCAAGGACTTCGACGCCCGACGAGTGGGCGAGTGACGCTTCTCGGCGGAGACCCCAGCGACTATCGAGCTCGCCAGAAGCTCGGCTGCACACCACAGGAGACCGCGCTTCCGCAGGCGCTGCGCGTCGGCGAGATCATCCGCTTCGTCTCACGGCACTTCGAGGACCCGGTGGCTGTCGATGAGATAGCCGCAGAATTCGGGCTCTCCGACATGCTCGGCAAACAAGCGGGAGCGCTCTCGGGCGGGCAAAAGCGTCGGCTCTCCGTCGCCCTCGCTTTCGTCGGCAGCCCGATGCTCGTGCTCCTCGATGAGCCGACGACGGGGCTCGACGTCGATGCGCGGCGCACGCTCTGGGAAGCCGTTCGCCGTCAGCACGAACGCGGAGCGACAGTCGTCGTTACGAGTCACTACATCGACGAGATCGAGGCTCTCGCACAGCGTGTAATCGTCGTCGACGGGGGCCACGTCATCGCCGATGACAACCTTGACGCGATTCTGAGCCAGGTGCAGGGCCGGATGCTGCGTATGTCGACTCCGCAGCCTGATGTCATTTCGACACTCGACGGCGTTCGTCATCACCGGGAAGAAGGTGACGGGACGCACACCTTCTTCGTGTCGGATGGCGATGAGCTCGTCGCGGACATCGTTCGCAGAAACATCCCGTTCTCAAATCTGTCTCTGCGCGGGGCCACCCTCGAAGAGGCATTCCTGTCGCTCACCGAGAAGACGTTGGTTTAA
- a CDS encoding transcriptional regulator → MADLDPVIHAQARLRITSALATLGKEEAITFPRLQQILAMTAGNLSTHLRKLEDAEYVTVEKAIEGRSPVTYIALTTLGRRRFEDYTESLRSLLGGTA, encoded by the coding sequence ATGGCTGACCTCGATCCCGTCATTCACGCGCAGGCCCGGCTGCGCATCACATCGGCGCTGGCGACGCTCGGTAAAGAGGAGGCCATCACATTTCCTCGACTCCAGCAGATCCTCGCCATGACAGCCGGCAACCTCTCGACGCACCTTCGAAAGCTCGAGGACGCGGAGTACGTCACTGTCGAGAAAGCGATCGAGGGGCGATCGCCGGTCACCTACATCGCCTTGACCACCCTCGGACGACGTCGATTCGAGGACTACACCGAATCGCTCAGAAGCCTACTTGGAGGCACAGCATGA